In a single window of the Raphanus sativus cultivar WK10039 chromosome 9, ASM80110v3, whole genome shotgun sequence genome:
- the LOC130494231 gene encoding thioredoxin reductase 2, which produces MCWICMSQLKSLLSRAGGFLLGSALSASALNAPSLASSSSSTSSSSSSSSAVMETHKTKVCIVGSGPAAHTAAIYAARAELKPLLFEGWMANDIAPGGQLTTTTDVENFPGFPEGILGIDIVDKFRKQSERFGTEIFTETVNKVDFSSKPFKLFTDSRTVLAYAVIISTGAVAKRLSFAGSGEGAGGFWNRGISACAVCDGAAPIFRNKPLVVIGGGDSAMEEANFLTKYGSKVYIIHRRDTFRASKIMQQRALSNPKIEVIWNSSVVEAYGDESGKGVLGGLKVKNVVTGDVSDLKVSGLFFAIGHEPATKFLDGQLELDEDGYVVTKPGTTKTSVVGVFAAGDVQDKKYRQAITAAGTGCMAALDAEHYLQEIGSQEGKSD; this is translated from the exons ATGTGTTGGATCTGTATGAGCCAATTAAAATCATTATTAAGCAGAGCAGGAGGCTTTCTACTCGGATCTGCTCTCTCCGCGTCTGCTCTAAACGCGCCGTCTCtagcctcctcctcctcctccacgtcttcttcttcttcatcctcctccGCCGTCATGGAAACTCACAAAACCAAGGTCTGCATCGTCGGAAGCGGTCCCGCAGCACACACGGCAGCGATCTACGCAGCTAGAGCCGAGCTCAAGCCTCTCCTCTTCGAAGGATGGATGGCTAACGACATCGCTCCCGGCGGCCAACTAACAACCACCACCGACGTCGAGAACTTCCCCGGCTTCCCCGAAGGCATCCTCGGCATCGACATCGTCGACAAGTTCCGAAAACAATCGGAGCGATTCGGCACCGAGATCTTCACGGAGACGGTCAACAAAGTCGACTTCTCCTCGAAGCCGTTTAAGCTGTTCACCGATTCGAGAACCGTCCTCGCCTACGCCGTCATCATCTCCACGGGAGCCGTGGCGAAACGCCTCAGCTTCGCTGGATCTGGTGAAGGCGCTGGTGGTTTCTGGAACCGAGGTATCTCGGCATGTGCTGTGTGCGACGGAGCTGCTCCGATTTTCAGGAACAAGCCTCTGGTGGTTATCGGCGGGGGAGATTCGGCTATGGAGGAAGCCAACTTTCTCACAAAGTACGGTTCCAAGGTTTATATAATCCACAGGAGAGATACGTTTAGAGCGTCTAAGATCATGCAGCAGAGAGCGTTGTCGAACCCTAAGATTGAAGTGATTTGGAACTCTTCTGTGGTCGAGGCGTATGGAGATGAGAGCGGGAAAGGCGTTCTTGGAGGGTTGAAGGTGAAGAATGTTGTTACTGGTGATGTTTCTGATTTGAAGGTGTCTGGTTTGTTCTTTGCGATTGGGCATGAGCCGGCGACGAAGTTCTTAGATGGGCAGCTTGAGCTTGATGAGGATGGTTATGTGGTGACTAAGCCTGGTACAACTAAGACGAGTGTTGTTGGTGTGTTTGCTGCTGGAGATGTTCAAGATAAGAAGTATAGGCAGGCCATCACAGCTGCAGGAACTG GGTGTATGGCAGCCTTGGACGCAGAGCATTACTTACAGGAGATTGGATCTCAGGAGGGTAAAAGTGATTAG